Genomic DNA from Turicibacter faecis:
AGGTTATTACACGTCATTCAAGAAGAATTGGCACAAGTGAAGAAACAATTCGAGACGCCACGTCGAAGTGTCATTGAAAAGCATATCCAAGAAATTAAAATTGATGAAACAGATATGGTCGTTAAAGAAGACGTGATGGTTGCCATTACAAAAGATGGATACGTGAAGCGAACAACATTGCGTTCTTATAATGCAACGAAATCAGATGTGCAAGCCATGAAAGAGGGAGACGCACTGGTGGCTAAATTGCAACTGGATACCTTGCAGACTATTTTGATGTTTACTAACAGGGGAAGCTTTATCTATTTACCAGTCTTTAAGTTACCTGAATTTAAATGGAAGGATCTTGGGCAACATGTTTCTAACCTTGTGACGATGGATTCAGAAGAGAAGATTATTGCTGTTTACCCAGTGACGAATTTTAAAACAGAGGAATATTTCTTCTTTACAACGGCGAGTGGGATGATTAAGAAAACACGTTTAAGTGATTTTGAGGTCTCACGTTATCACCGTGCGATGGTTGCCATGTCAGTTAAAGAAGAGGACGAACTTGTTTCTGTTATTCGTGCTTCATTTATGAATGATGTGATTATGGTCACTAAGAAGGGATATTTATTGAAGTTTAGTGATACAGAGATTACACCGACGGGGCTTAAAGCGATGGGGGTAAAAGGAATTCAATTAGGAAATGATGACCAGCTCGTTAAGGTTTTATTGGCTGCAGTTAATGATGAACTCCTATTATTAACTCAAAGAGGAAATATTAAAAAGTTAAAAGTTAAAGATATTGCCTTATCTTCAAGAAATAAAAAAGGATGTTTAGGAATTAAGACATTAAAATCAAATCCGCATTATTTTGTGGATGTTATTAAAGTGATTCCTAACCAGGAAGTGTCTATTTTAACAGTAGACGGTCTGACAAAATTAAATACAGCATTTAAAGCGGTAGATTTAAATTCAGTAGGAACAAATATGGTAGATTCCCTGGCTTTAAAGTTTGTCGTTAGCGAAGTAGAGTAAAAAAACGATTCCTTTTAGGAATCGTTTTTTTATTCTAAACATAGGATGTTAGTGAGATAAATGAAAGGACAGGAGCCTAAAAGTTTTAGTAATTTACTCATATTTGGTGGCTATGTTTCATAAAATCTTATGAGCATACGAACAGTTAATAAGAAAAATGATGGTGATAAAATGGAAATGGTGAATAAGGTTGAATCATTAATCTTTAAGCAGGCGTTAAACTATCCTCTCATTCAACTCATTAAGAATAAAACCGTCATTGTAAATGATCATTGTACGGTGGAGAATTTTACGGAAACGTCTTGTATTTTAAAGACCCCAGAAAATAAGTATATTATTTCGGGAGAAAACTTAAGAATTAAAGAGTATGGTGACTTAGTTATTCGTATTGAAAGTGATCGGATAAAAAAAATAGAAATAGTCGGTGATAGGAATGAATAACAAATGGTTAGGAATATTTATAGCAAAGGTGCAAATTTT
This window encodes:
- a CDS encoding YabP/YqfC family sporulation protein, which gives rise to MEMVNKVESLIFKQALNYPLIQLIKNKTVIVNDHCTVENFTETSCILKTPENKYIISGENLRIKEYGDLVIRIESDRIKKIEIVGDRNE